Proteins from a genomic interval of Neodiprion lecontei isolate iyNeoLeco1 chromosome 2, iyNeoLeco1.1, whole genome shotgun sequence:
- the LOC107218111 gene encoding trinucleotide repeat-containing gene 6C protein isoform X2: MFPHNSSSHEISTETNAFVQNSKGDVVLLMASCPSGVEEGRRPDSVRSCDIKSANNSTMARPTSHPVATTTTNDFLTVLPRQSGELGSAAEGKACQSVASAITKNPTNHLLIYDNNKINNHNNAEHNHHKYRKQNKPGSPGQLGSSADNSKSISKLLSDNKDSFSDLSIRVLQLSLKLKVTRGEVRQSAGEPSLVRIPKSDCPPWLSHESSVVENYSLLGSRLDKGENNNLKANLRFISNNNYSKSVILLSSTRDGDYYLLSESGGVREDTALENFRLKNNSSSRWESVKLLAVKYSPVTKHDGACRKWTQNDLQNVKLVILYSDGRLFYEDHRLQDSQNDLDVLDIWFNRPNFVTKLLKLHFDNTATLELLSLAQAQNFATCSSNSLIVSTNESTSLLRSLTDENLTKVQPSRHATVNELMQRICVPLMIECKVYVNGSNNNNIVIGEEMNINNNNPDVIEDIVNVAVCYKTSCTMTTNYRLGFQNDGISYTQATMFTVGALSFQDNNKSNKPLHASFKDDNYQVSAKIDDKFNFNLKSVSKSTLSVRFSDKSETSHATRLNKSDEKMHVLSAVNIPTLTTCEPTMTLKCQPATVASQTNTVPASQVEKHSKVDDKTVLLKSSYLKYDQESTTSNRNSSNHDQNANDFVSLNEESYENDIGLSNTLKNDEHDNDNEDYDDDYDDDNDNDITPKNILQSEKYYQMTSFHDGCAARNDDDCNDNGKLLNTNRLTSNVQKTIELFAIVRDLLSRYQKVYKSDLAQSEIICKQLQKALQSLFNRPYSCNKMYQSSLEYKKRWGIPIISGLAGGGESSLNTGTATSWGSAPPAAPNNNNNNAAQSGWGGTPGNPPVGTGPPNNWGGNNVNRPVTANPNQNQNQGPSGQNIPGNVNKVTNPNQSQNPQSGPTTSQSTNATSGNQNNGQWPQGKSSNPGGSGQSQSSQNNNNPSQQSTQPGSSANNNPTNSATSSTVNNATTAVANNPSSKQQLEQLNTMREALFSQDGWGSQHVNQDTSWEVPTSPEPSMTKDGVPMWKPPVNNGTELWEANLRNGGQPPPQQQAKTPWGHTPSTNIGGTWGEDDDAADSSNMWSGAPTPNPPSTAQWPGAAANQSSGMSGGGTSWGDPRMDPRDPRDLRTVDPREMRDPRDHRISLDPRDHMRVMDPMSRDPRMPDMRGDPRGISGRLNGASADAMWGQPPGPQHHQMSHQHPTGPPAKMVNPSGINQWVAPPPKEMMPGKPSGWEEPSPPTQRRNVPNYDDGTSLWGNPAPNPRPMPGGKVSHWKELPTPNMGRGGMPCPPGMPQNRMPGQPGMKPDVSGPMWGHPTGPGGSGGGGGAGGGGSGTGGGGGAGRNGSWGDGPHDTASWEDQKTPSAWNEPPINPPASWGGPTSHKPKPMGPTGGWGDTEMDPTTSWAHPPKQMLTKEVIWNSREFRYLCDLGYKVRISATPKEDVETALRNREMNRDEAHELLIQVRPQDHWRRQDSHTGYDPASQSAAAAGYPPRFNHVAQQISFPPGAGMPSVGASGGMSGSVASASLLKLQQQQQQQAAVQLQQQQPSVTAAPQPPFNQTSRTPQNQPSTQQLRMLVQQIQLAVQEGYLNHQILNQPLAPQTLILLNQLLQQIKVLQQLHQQHSVQLTLKGNSQTGLQISVQITKTKQQIANLQNQIAVQQATYMKQQQQQQHPATPSQASDYYKTSVHDPMSALQNTFSDLTMNKEPQVSQQQSRLNQWKLPSLDKEGDLGTNEFSRAPGTTSKPPTTPGGLTQSHSSPNMNPLLGQGDGTWSSRLGDSGWPDAGTSDSTDGKDWQPGGAAFTDLVPEFEPGKPWKGNQMKSIEDDPSITPGSVVRSPLSLAAIKDPDAIFSSTTKTSPPPSANADTSIPSLSNSTWSFNPPATTPSVFASSKNTWGESAPPPTAVTSELWGAPMSKARGPPPGLGSKGGASASNGWVGLAGVNRSSSSWGLQSGAVGNAAWVSTWLLLKNLTPQIDGSTLKTLCMQHGPVQDFRLYLNHGIALAKYSSRDEAIKAQGALNNCVLGNTTIFAESPADSEVHTLLQHLGHGGQQQTAGTAGSGWGLRTTSKAGPPPDTWGGSSSQLWGAPPGGNSLWSNAGIDSGDQQRATPSSLNSYLPGDLLGDAYPSSKTSQISQLSKDRSCYFEEHLIYELLESLKMPV, from the exons ATGTTTCCACACAATTCTAGTTCACATGAGATTTCTACTGAAACAAATGCCTTCGTACAAAATTCCAAG GGGGATGTAGTATTATTAATGGCAAGTTGTCCGAGTGGGGTGGAGGAGGGGAGAAGACCAGATAGCGTTAGGTCCTGTGATATCAAATCCGCAAACAACAGTACTATGGCACGACCTACCAGCCACCCCGtcgccaccaccaccaccaatGACTTCTTAACCGTCCTGCCACGCCAATCTG GTGAGCTTGGCTCAGCGGCTGAAGGCAAGGCCTGCCAGTCAGTGGCGTCAGCAATCACAAAAAATCCAACAAATCACCTTCTAATctacgataataataaaataaataaccacAACAATGCAGAACATAATCATCACAAATACAGAAAGCAAAACAAACCGGGTTCGCCTGGGCAGCTGGGAAGCTCCGCCGATAACTCTAAGTCTATTTCTAAGCTCTTAAGTGATAATAAGGATAGCTTTAGTGATCTAAGCATTAGGGTACTACAACTAAGTCTAAAGTTAAAGGTGACAAGGGGCGAAGTACGTCAATCTGCGGGGGAGCCTAGCCTAGTTAGGATACCCAAGTCTGATTGCCCCCCGTGGCTGTCGCACGAATCGTCCGTTGTCGAGAATTACTCCTTACTAGGGTCCCGCCTTGATAAGGGCGAAAACAATAACCTTAAGGCTAATCTTAGGTTcataagtaataataattactccAAATCTGTGATATTGCTCAGCTCAACCCGCGACGGAGATTACTATCTGCTCTCCGAAAGCGGCGGTGTCAGAGAAGACACAGctctcgaaaattttcgattgaaaaataattcttcaagCCGATGGGAAAGTGTGAAATTACTAGCTGTTAAGTACTCTCCTGTTACCAAGCATGATGGAGCGTGCAGAAAATGGACCCAAAATGATCTTCAAAATGTTAAACTTGTGATCTTATACTCAGATGGCCGTCTGTTTTACGAAGATCATCGTCTCCAGGATTCTCAAAATGATCTTGACGTTCTAGATATTTGGTTCAATCGACCAAACTTTGTCACAAAACTTTTAAAACTGCATTTTGACAATACCGCTACATTAGAGTTGTTGTCCCTCGCACAAGCTCAGAATTTCGCCACCTGTTCTTCCAATTCGCTTATCGTTTCGACAAACGAATCCACCTCTCTGCTGCGATCTTTGACCGATGAAAATCTTACGAAAGTTCAACCTTCTCGACACGCTACTGTGAACGAGCTGATGCAACGCATATGTGTTCCATTAATGATAGAATGTAAGGTTTATGTTAAcggtagtaataataacaatattgttATTGGAGaagaaatgaatattaataacaataatccaGATGTTATCGAAGACATTGTTAACGTCGCTGTGTGCTACAAGACTAGTTGTACTATGACTACTAATTATAGGCTAGGGTTTCAAAATGATGGTATTAGCTATACCCAAGCAACAATGTTTACTGTTGGTGCTCTTTCATTTCAGGATAACAATAAGTCTAACAAGCCTCTACACGCTAGCTTTAAGGATGATAATTATCAAGTGTCTGCTAAGATCGACGATAAGTTTAACTTTAACCTTAAGTCTGTATCTAAGTCTACGCTAAGTGTTAGGTTTAGTGATAAGTCTGAAACGTCTCATGCTACTCGACTAAACAAATCTGACGAAAAAATGCACGTTCTGTCGGCTGTTAACATTCCTACACTGACTACCTGCGAGCCTACGATGACGCTTAAATGCCAACCAGCCACCGTCGCATCCCAAACTAACACTGTACCTGCCTCTCAAGTGGAGAAACACTCAAAAGTTGATGATAAAACTGTACTGTTGAAATCAAGTTACCTTAAATATGACCAGGAATCAACTACAAGTAATAGAAATTCATCAAACCATGACCAAAATGCTAATGACTTCGTCTCCCTTAACGAGGAATCTTACGAAAACGACATTGGTTTGTCAAACACATTGAAGAACGATGAACatgataacgataatgaaGATTATGATGATGACTATGATGATGACAACGACAACGATATCACACCCAAGAATATCTTacaatctgaaaaatattaccaGATGACATCATTCCACGATGGCTGTGCTGCCCGTAACGATGACGATTGCAACGATAATGGCAAACTGTTAAACACCAACAGGCTGACCTCAAATGTCCAAAAAACGATAGAGTTGTTTGCAATAGTGCGTGACCTGCTCTCTAGGTATCAAAAAGTTTACAAAAGCGACTTAGCGCAAAGTGAAATTATCTGTAAACAACTACAAAAAGCGCTGCAAAGTTTATTCAATCGTCCATATTCTTGCAACAAAATGTATCAATCTTCACTGGAATACAAAAAAAGATGGGGCATACCGATAATCTCTGGTCTGGCCGGGGGTGGAGAAAGTTCACTAAACACCGGAACTGCCACCAGCTGGGGATCAGCACCACCTGCGGCGcctaacaacaacaacaacaacgccGCCCAATCCGGTTGGGGTGGAACACCAGGAAATCCACCCGTAGGCACTGGACCACCAAACAACTGGGGTGGTAATAACGTGAATCGACCAGTCACCGCAAATCCCAATCAGAATCAGAATCAAGGACCCAGTGGCCAGAACATCCCAG GTAATGTGAACAAAGTAACTAATCCGAACCAATCTCAAAATCCGCAATCTGGACCAACAACATCTCAGTCAACTAACGCAACGTCAGGGAATCAGAATAACGGACAGTGGCCTCAGGGAAAATCCAGCAATCCTGGTGGATCTGGCCAGAGTCAATCTTCTCAGAATAACAACAACCCGTCTCAACAATCCACGCAGCCAGGAAGTAGCGCTAATAACAATCCGACTAATAGTGCAACATCTTCGACTGTAAACAACGCGACAACAGCTGTTGCCAACAATCCTTCATCAAAGCAACAACTAGAACAATTGAACACCATGCGAGAAGCCTTATTCAGTCAAGACGGCTGGGGTTCT CAACACGTGAACCAAGATACGAGCTGGGAAGTTCCAACATCCCCGGAACCAAGTATGACCAAAGATGGCGTTCCCATGTGGAAACCACCTGTAAACAATGGTACAGAGTTGTGGGAAGCTAACTTACGAAACGGAGGTCAACCTCCTCCGCAACAGCAAGCCAAAACACCATGGGGACACACTCCTTCGACAAATATTGGCGGTACTTGGGGCGAGGATGACGATGCTGCTGATTCTTCAAACATGTGGTCTGGAGCGCCGACTCCTAATCCGCCCAGTACAGCTCAGTGGCCTGGAGCTGCTGCCAACCAGTCCAGCGGGATGTCCGGCGGTG GGACCAGTTGGGGCGATCCAAGAATGGATCCCAGGGATCCTCGAGACTTGAGAACTGTAGATCCGAGAGAAATGCGTGATCCGCGAGATCATAGAATATCCTTGGACCCAAGAGATCATATGAGAGTAATGGACCCCATGAGCCGTGACCCACGAATGCCCGATATGCGTGGTGATCCGCGCGGTATTTCTGGCCGTCTGAACGGCGCAAGTGCCGATGCTATGTGGGGACAACCACCAGGACCACAGCATCACCAAATGAGTCATCAACACCCGACGGGACCTCCTGCAAAGATGGTAAATCCATCCGGTATAAACCAGTGGGTAGCGCCACCGCCCAAAGAAATGATGCCAGGAAAGCCGTCTGGATGGGAAGAGCCTTCGCCGCCTACTCAGCGTAggaatgttccaaattatgACGACGGTACTAGCCTCTGGGGTAATCCAGCTCCAAACCCACGTCCGATGCCAGGTGGCAAAGTTTCCCACTGGAAGGAGCTACCGACACCCAATATGGGCCGTGGAG GAATGCCCTGCCCACCTGGTATGCCGCAAAACCGAATGCCTGGACAGCCAGGCATGAAGCCAGATGTCAGTGGCCCGATGTGGGGTCATCCAACCGGCCCTGGTGGAAGTGGCGGTGGAGGAGGTGCCGGAGGTGGTGGCAGCGGTACAGGCGGCGGTGGAGGTGCTGGTCGCAACGGATCCTGGGGAGATGGACCTCACGACACTGCTAGTTGGGAAGATCAAAAAACACCTTCTGCTTGGAACGAGCCCCCGATAAATCCTCCTGCTTCATGGGGAGGCCCGACAAGTCATAAACCAAAACCTATGGGACCGACCGGAGGATGGGGTGACACAGAAATGGACCCGACTACCAGCTGGGCTCATCCACCGAAACAAATGCTCACCAAAGAAGTTATTTGGAATAGCAGAGAGTTCAGATATCTCTGTGATCTTGGGTACAAGGTACGAATATCTGCTACGCCG AAGGAAGACGTGGAAACTGCTTTAAGAAACCGCGAAATGAACAGAGACGAAGCACATGAACTTCTCATTCAAGTACGTCCTCAGGATCATTGGCGTCGTCAGGACAGTCACACTGGATATGATCCTGCTAGTCAATCAGCTGCAGCTGCCGGATATCCGCCAAGGTTTAATCACGTTGCCCAACAGATATCTTTCCCGCCG GGGGCCGGAATGCCTAGCGTGGGGGCCTCTGGTGGCATGAGTGGTTCGGTCGCCAGCGCCAGTCTCCTCAAGCtccaacaacaacagcaacaacaagcagctgTACAGTTGCAACAACAACAGCCCAGTGTCACGGCAGCGCCGCAGCCACCTTTTAATCAG ACGTCAAGAACGCCACAAAATCAGCCCTCTACCCAACAACTCCGAATGCTCGTACAACAAATTCAATTGGCTGTTCAGGAAGGCTATTTGAATCATCAGATATTGAACCAGCCGTTGGCTCCTCAGACCTTGATCCTACTTAACCAGCTGTTGCAGCAAATCAAAGTGCTTCAACAATTGCATCAGCAACATTCAGTGCAGTTAACGCTGAAAGGAAACAGTCAAACGGGACTGCAGATTAGCGTACAAATAACTAAGACTAAACAACAGATCGCCAATCTGCAAAATCAAATTGCAGTTCAACAAGCAACGTACATgaaacaacaacagcagcaacaacatcCAGCAACGCCATCTCAAGCATCTGATTATTATAAAACATCTGTACATGATCCTATGTCTGCGTTGCAAAATACCTTCAGTGACTTGACCATGAACAAGGAGCCTCAAGTA AGCCAACAACAGTCTCGTTTGAATCAGTGGAAGCTACCATCCCTGGACAAAGAAGGCGATCTTGGTACTAATGAATTTTCACGAGCTCCCGGTACTACAAGCAAACCGCCGACTACACCAGGTGGTCTCACTCAATCACACAGCAGTCCTAACATGAATCCTTTACTAGGACAAGGAGACGGGACCTGGTCTTCCAGACTTGGTGACAGCGGATGGCCAGACGCTGGTACCAGTGATTCTACAGATGGGAAAGACTGGCAACCCGGTGGTGCTGCTTTCACCGATCTGGTACCAGAGTTTGAACCTGGCAAGCCATGGAAG GGGAATCAGATGAAGAGCATTGAGGATGATCCAAGTATTACTCCCGGATCAGTGGTACGCTCGCCTTTGTCGCTTGCTGCCATCAAAGATCCCGACGCAATATTTTCATCGACCACCAAAACCTCGCCGCCACCTTCAGCTAACGCCGACACGTCGATCCCCAGTCTGAGTAACTCGACTTGGAGTTTCAACCCGCCAGCAACGACACCCAGCGTTTTTGCCAG TTCTAAGAATACCTGGGGTGAATCTGCTCCACCGCCTACCGCTGTTACTTCTGAGTTGTGGGGCGCTCCGATGAGCAAAGCTCGAGGACCTCCTCCTGGCTTAGGAAGCAAGGGCGGTGCAAGTGCCAGTAATGGTTGGGTTGGTTTGGCCGGAGTTAATCGATCGTCCAGTTCATGGGGTCTTCAATCCGGTGCCGTTGGTAACGCTGCCTGGGTCTCAACTTGGCTTTTGCTGAAAAACCTGACGCCACAAATCGATGGATCTACGCTGAAGACATTGTGCATGCAGCATGGGCCTGTACAAGACTTCAGACTGTATTTGAACCACGGAATTGCTTTGGCTAAATATTCGTCGAGAGATGAAGCTATCAAG GCACAAGGAGCACTGAACAACTGCGTTCTTGGCAACACGACAATATTTGCCGAATCTCCTGCTGACAGTGAGGTTCACACACTGTTGCAACATCTCGGCCACGGCGGTCAGCAACAAACCGCTGGAACGGCGGGTTCTGGATGGGGTCTCAGAACTACCAGCAAAGCCGGTCCTCCCCCAGACACGTGGGGCGGTAGCTCAAGTCAGCTTTGGGGAGCCCCACCCGGTGGTAATTCATTGTGGAGTAACGCAGGCATCGATAGCGGCGATCAACAAAGAGCTACGCCAAGCTCGTTGAATTCTTACCTGCCCGGAGATCTTTTGGGAG